The Halomonas sp. THAF5a genome segment GTGCAGGGCATCGGCGTGGCCGAGCGTGCCTGCCAGCACGCCTTCGCCTACGCCCTGGACCGCGTGCAGGGCAAGCGCCCGGCGCACCGCGGCGGGGGCGAGTGCCCCATCGGCGACCACCTGGACGTGCGGCGCATGCTGCTCTCCATGCGTGCCCGCACCGATGCACTGCGCGCGCTGGCCCTCACCTGCGCAGCCCAGCTCGACGTGGCTCGCCACGCCGCGGAGGAGGGCGAGCGCCAGGCCGCCCAGGCCCGGGCCGAGGTGCTGATCCCGGTGGTCAAGGCCTTCTCCACCGACCAGGCCGTGGAGATCGCTTCCCTCGGCGTGCAGGTGCACGGCGGCATGGGCTTCATCGAGGAGACCGGCGCCGCCCAGCTGCTGCGCGACGCGCGGATCGCGCCCATCTACGAGGGCACCAACGGCATCCAGGCCCTGGACCTGGCCGGGCGCAAGCTGCAGCGCGACGGCGGCCGGGCGCTGGGGGGGCTGATCGACGAGGTGGAGGGCACCGCCCGGGCGCTGTGTGCCGCACCTGGCCTGGCGCCGCTCGGCGAGGCGCTGGCCGCCGGGGCCGCCGACCTCACCGCGGTGCTTGCCGTGCTGCTCGAGCAGGGCGGTGATCCCGAGCGCGGCCCCGATGCCGTCCAGGCCTACGCCACCCCCTTCCTGAGCCTCGCCGGCCACGTGCTCTGCGCCTGGCAGATGGGGCGCTCGGCGCTGGCGGCCACCGCCGCCCGCGAGGCCGGCAGCGACGACCCCTTCTACCAGGCCAAGCTGGCGAGCGCCGACTTCGCCCTGCGCCAGTGGCTGCCCGTGGGGCGCGCCCAGCGCGCGGTGATCGAGGCCGGCATGGAGAGCCTCGTCGCCTTCGCGCCTGGTGCCCGGTAAGTCTTGCGTCCTCAGCCTCCCCGTCGCCGGCCCCGCGCCGGCGACGAACCAACGGAACCCCGTGGAGCCCATCATGACCCAGAGCATCTTCGAGCAGGGCCTGCCCCAGACGCCGGCCAACCACGTGGCGCTCTCGCCGCTGACCTTCATCGAGCGCAGCGCCAGCGTCTACCCGGACTACCCGGCGGTGGTGCACGGCGAGACCCGCCGCACCTGGGCCGAGACCTGGACGCGCTGTCGGCGTCTCGCCTCGGCGCTGGAGCGCCGCGGCATCAAGCCCGGCCAGACCGTGGCCGCCATGCTGCCCAACGTGCCGGCGATGTTCGAGGCGCACTTCGGCGTGCCGCTGGCGGGCTGTGTGCTCAACACCCTGAACATCCGCCTGGACGCCGACGCCATCGGCTACATGCTCGAGCACGGCGAGGCCAAGGCCGTGCTGGTCGACCCCGAGTTCGCCGATGTGATCGAGGCGGCGGTGGCCGGGCTTGAGCACCCGCCGCTGCTGATCGACGTCGACGATGCGCTCTTCGAGGGCGAGGCGCGCCGCATCGGCGAGGTGGAGTACGAGGCCCTGCTGGCCGAGGGCGACCCCGACACCGCCTACGTGCTGCCCCAGGACGAGTGGCAGGCGATCTCGCTCAACTACACCTCCGGCACCACGGGCAAGCCCAAGGGCGTGGTCTACCACCATCGCGGCGCCTACCTGAATGCGGTGAGCAACATCCTCGAGTGGGCCATGCCCCACCACCCGGTCTACCTGTGGACCCTGCCGATGTTCCACTGCAACGGCTGGTGCTTCCCCTGGACCCTCGCCGCCCGCGCCGGCGTCAGCGTCTGCCTGCGCCGGGTCGATCCGAGGAAGGTCATGGACCTGCTCGCCGACGAGGGGGTGACCCACTTCAGTGGCGCGCCGATCATCCTCAACGGCCTGGTCAACCTGCCCGACGAGCAGAAGCGCGACTTCGACCACCCGGTGAAGGTCACCACCGCCGGCGCCGCGCCGCCTGCCTCGGTGATCGCCGGGGTCGAGGAGCTCGGCATCGAGGTGACCCACGTCTATGGCCTGACCGAGGTCTACGGCCCGGTCACCGTGTGCGCCTGGCGCGAGGCCTGGAACGCGCTGTCCCTGGAGCAGCGCGCCCGGATCAAGGCCCGCCAGGGCGTGCGTTACCACATGCTCGAGGCGCTCTGCGTGGCTGACCCGACCACCCTCGAGCCGGTGCCCAGGGACGGCGAGACCATCGGCGAGATCCTGATGCGCGGCAACAACGTCATGAAGGGCTACCTCAAGAACGAGGCGGCCACCGAGCAGGCGCTGGAGGGCGGCTGGTACCATACCGGCGACCTGGCGGTCTGGCACCCGGACGGCTACCTCGAGATCAAGGACCGCTCCAAGGACATCATCATCTCCGGGGGCGAGAACATCTCCACCATCGAGGTGGAGGACGCCGTCTACTCGCATCCGGCGGTGGAGGAGGCCGCGGTGGTGGCCAAGCCCGACGAGAAGTGGGGCGAGACGCCCTGCGCCTTCGTCAAGCTCAAGGTGGGGTACGGCGAGGTCACCGAGCAGGAGATCATCGAGCACTGCCGCAAGCACCTGGCCCGCTTCAAGGTGCCGAAGACGGTGATCTTCACCGAGCTGCCCAAGACCTCCACCGGCAAGATCCAGAAGTTCGTGCTGCGCGACGAAGCGCGCAAGCAGTAATCCGACAGGATGCACGGTTCAGTGCCTGCAGCGAGAGGCGTCGGGAACAGGCCGAAGAGGAGGTCTTTTGCCA includes the following:
- a CDS encoding acyl-CoA synthetase, encoding MTQSIFEQGLPQTPANHVALSPLTFIERSASVYPDYPAVVHGETRRTWAETWTRCRRLASALERRGIKPGQTVAAMLPNVPAMFEAHFGVPLAGCVLNTLNIRLDADAIGYMLEHGEAKAVLVDPEFADVIEAAVAGLEHPPLLIDVDDALFEGEARRIGEVEYEALLAEGDPDTAYVLPQDEWQAISLNYTSGTTGKPKGVVYHHRGAYLNAVSNILEWAMPHHPVYLWTLPMFHCNGWCFPWTLAARAGVSVCLRRVDPRKVMDLLADEGVTHFSGAPIILNGLVNLPDEQKRDFDHPVKVTTAGAAPPASVIAGVEELGIEVTHVYGLTEVYGPVTVCAWREAWNALSLEQRARIKARQGVRYHMLEALCVADPTTLEPVPRDGETIGEILMRGNNVMKGYLKNEAATEQALEGGWYHTGDLAVWHPDGYLEIKDRSKDIIISGGENISTIEVEDAVYSHPAVEEAAVVAKPDEKWGETPCAFVKLKVGYGEVTEQEIIEHCRKHLARFKVPKTVIFTELPKTSTGKIQKFVLRDEARKQ